GACGATCTCCTTCGATAACGGTACTGAAACCCTCGCCCTCCCGAGAACCTTCATCACCGCTCTCCCCGGCCTGAACAACACCGGCATTAACACCTCGTACCTCTGGGTCAGTGAACCCTCCCGTGTTGAGTCGGGCCCGATCACCGACTTCCTGCGGATGAAATGGAGCCTCAACTACACCGGTAACAAGACCGCCACACAGAAACTCTTCTACTCCACCGACGAGAAGAGGACGTGGGTCGGTTTCGCGACACTGTCCCCGCGGCGGAAGGGCCTGTGGGAGGAAGAGGCCGCGCTCGACGTCCGCGCCCTCCCGGCGGCGCAGTACTGGATACGGGTCAGGGCCGCCGCCCCAGATGCACCACCAGCAGGAAATGAAACGTCAGTATCTTTCTTCGTTGGCAATACCACTGCAAAGAAGATCAGACTGCAATAATCTTTTTTTGAAAATCAGAAAAACGGACCCAGCGGGAATCGAACCCGCGTCCCTGGGTTCGAAGCCCAGAAGGATGTCCTCTACCCCATGGGTCCAGAGCAACCGGAGCGTCGGCGGCGTCCATTCACGGGCCGCAAAACTCCCGATTTAGAAGGAAATGGATGAATTGTACAGTGGTATATATCATATCACAAGTTATTAAGCATTTTCGAGGACCATCCCTATAGAATATGATCCTCTCTTCCGCTGAGATCCGGTCCCGCCTCGGAGCAGACGATACGAGGACGCGGCTTGTCATCACCCCCTTCGGCGACGCCTCCCTCCAACCCGCCTCGTACGACCTGCGGGCTGGCGCCGACATCTCCCTCCCGCCGGGAAAGTGCACCCTCGTCCCGAGCCTTGAGCACGTGGAGATCCCGGCGGACGTCGCCGCCACCCTGCGGTGCCGGTCAAGTTACGCGCGCCGCGGCCTCCTCCTCGGCGGCGGCTTCGTCGACCCCGGCTTCCGGGGACAGCT
This window of the Methanofollis ethanolicus genome carries:
- a CDS encoding dCTP deaminase, which translates into the protein MILSSAEIRSRLGADDTRTRLVITPFGDASLQPASYDLRAGADISLPPGKCTLVPSLEHVEIPADVAATLRCRSSYARRGLLLGGGFVDPGFRGQLTLCLTNMGETTVDLAAGDRVVQMILHDVGDGAGTYNGRYQDSTGVVRAR